The Planctomycetota bacterium sequence GGCCTCTACGTCACGTGGGAGTTCGAGCCGGGCTTTGCTTTCAACAAGCCGTCCGACATCCTGCGGATCGTCGACGAGGTCGACCACGAGCGGTTCGGCGTTCTGCTCGACACCTGCCACGCGCACATGGTGGCGGCCGTCGGGTCGCGCCAGCCCGGCCCGGTCGAAACGCTGCCCGGCGGGGCGGTGGAACTGGTGCGCCGCCTGGCGGGCAAGATCAACCACATTCACATCATCGATTCGGACGGCACGCTGCACGGCGACGAGACGAGCACGCACGCGCCGTTCGGCGACGGCCTGATCGATTGGGACGAAATGGTGCCGGCCCTCAACGACGCCGGCGTGCCGCACAACTGGTGGACGATCGACCTGTGCTTCTGGCCCGACGCCTGGGCTGTGACCGAGCGGTGCAAGAAGTTCGTGAACAAGTTGAACGCCCGGTTCGGATAAGAGCGAGGAGACGACTGCCATGGCCAAGCCGCTGAACGTCGGCATGATCGGGTACGGCTTCATGGGCCGCGCCCACTCCAATGCCTATCTCCGGGTCAGCAACTTTTTCGACCTGGCCTACCGGCCGGTGCTGAAGGCGGCCTTCGGCCTGGAGAAGGCGAAGACGAAGCAGTTTGCCGACCGCTGGGGTTACGAGTCGGTCGAAACGGACTGGCGCCGGTTGGTCGAGCGGGACGACATCGACATCGTGGACATCTGTGCGCCGAACAACATGCACAAGGAAATGGCCATCGCCGCCGCCGAGGCCGGCAAGACGATCCTGTGTGAAAAACCGCTCGCCAGGAACGGCGCCGAAGGTAAAGAAATGGTCGAGGCGGTCGAGAAGGCCGGCGTGCCCAACCTGGTATCGTACAACTACCGGCGCGTGCCGGCCGTCACGCTGGCCAAGCAACTGGTGGACGAGGGCCGGCTCGGCCGCATCTTCCACTACCGGGCCGTGTTCCTTCAGGACTGGACGATTTCCGCCGACCTGCCCCAGGGCGGGGACGGGCTCTGGCGCCTGGACGTCGCCGTCGCCGGCAGCGGCGTCACAGGCGACCTCCTGGCCCATTGCATCGACACCGCCCTATGGATGAACGGGCCGATCCAGAGCGTGACGGCAATGACCGAGACGTTCATCAAGAAGCGCAAGCACACCCTCACAGGCAAGGTTGAGCCGGTCGGCATCGACGACGCTTGCGCTTTCCTCGCGCGGTTCGGGAACGGCTCGCTGGGCGTCTTCGAGTCGACGCGCTATGCGCGCGGGCACAAAGCCCTCTACACGTTCGAGATCAACGGCGAGCACGCGTCCATCGCGTGGGACCTGCACGACCTGCACCGCCTGAGTTACTTCGACCATCGCGACGAATCGATCGTTCGCGGCTGGCGGTCCATTCACGTGACCGACAGCGACATGCCCTACATGGACCACTGGTGGGTGCCCGGTCTGGCGATCGGTTACGAGCACTCGTTCGTCCACCAGGTGGCGGATTTCTTCGAGGGCCTGGCGGCCGGCAAGCCGGTCCATCCGACCTTCCGCGACGCCCTCGCGACCCAATACGTGTGCGACGCCGTCCTGGCTTCGGCCGGCAAAGGAACCTGGCAGTCCGTCGCCGAGGCCTGAGAGCCTCTAACAAAACGCCATCGCGTGGCGGCAGCGAGGGACAAAGGGACCCGCCTTCGCCGAGGCTTCGGCGGGCAGGCTCCGGGACGGAGGCGGGTGGCGCGATGGGCGCTTGGTTCGCCGGCCCGCTTGTCGAAGCGCAGCGGAGACCCGCCGTAGCCCAAAGGGCGAAGGCTGGGCGGGCCGCTCTCCTCGCGGGGCCCCTCCAGAACGGGAGAACCATGGCCGACGAGCGACGCGGCATCGCCGGGGCAGGCAACTGGATCATCGACCACCTCTATATCTGCGACCGCTGGCCGCAGGAAGAAACCCTCTCGAACATTCTCGAAGAGGCGCGCGGCACGGGCGGCGCGCCGTACAATTGCCTCCTGGACGTGGCGAAGTTCGGCCCGCCGCCGGGGAAAGAGGCTATTCCCCTGGAGGCCGTCGGACTGACGGGCGACGATGCCGACGGCGAATTCATCCGCGCCCAGATGGCCGA is a genomic window containing:
- a CDS encoding Gfo/Idh/MocA family oxidoreductase, which encodes MAKPLNVGMIGYGFMGRAHSNAYLRVSNFFDLAYRPVLKAAFGLEKAKTKQFADRWGYESVETDWRRLVERDDIDIVDICAPNNMHKEMAIAAAEAGKTILCEKPLARNGAEGKEMVEAVEKAGVPNLVSYNYRRVPAVTLAKQLVDEGRLGRIFHYRAVFLQDWTISADLPQGGDGLWRLDVAVAGSGVTGDLLAHCIDTALWMNGPIQSVTAMTETFIKKRKHTLTGKVEPVGIDDACAFLARFGNGSLGVFESTRYARGHKALYTFEINGEHASIAWDLHDLHRLSYFDHRDESIVRGWRSIHVTDSDMPYMDHWWVPGLAIGYEHSFVHQVADFFEGLAAGKPVHPTFRDALATQYVCDAVLASAGKGTWQSVAEA
- a CDS encoding TIM barrel protein — encoded protein: TVQPPTIFKEVDAQTARKRVVETWKVCTREAADQGLYVTWEFEPGFAFNKPSDILRIVDEVDHERFGVLLDTCHAHMVAAVGSRQPGPVETLPGGAVELVRRLAGKINHIHIIDSDGTLHGDETSTHAPFGDGLIDWDEMVPALNDAGVPHNWWTIDLCFWPDAWAVTERCKKFVNKLNARFG